A part of Desulfonatronovibrio magnus genomic DNA contains:
- a CDS encoding type II secretion system protein GspK — MPGKYNSLSSTREKGAALILVLAGLLSLSVVVLRAGEKTAVTSREMSMLLLEYKASVMAREGIKTGLNLFAMHQEQAEELGFQPIVWSDQGLYISIIPCASKINIGAATETQAVGERFRQAIYNLLTTQGLSLNEMNSLLYWIGASEPMGPHNDFSVLQLSDALPFQPPERIPDRPEELKLVPGLENISASWISSKLTVWSAYHAIDINTASQTIVLAVLPELEHYWDQISRLRQSQSITHPNELLNRVGLDMATYTTVLPYISFQPEYFEMTVEVRQGAWMEKHRIILKAHLMDHDTAPEIVARDVLEAGKI, encoded by the coding sequence ATGCCCGGAAAATACAATAGCCTGAGCAGCACAAGAGAAAAGGGAGCAGCCCTGATATTAGTCCTTGCCGGACTGTTGAGCCTGTCAGTTGTTGTTTTGCGGGCAGGCGAAAAAACAGCAGTTACCTCACGGGAAATGTCCATGCTGCTTCTTGAATACAAAGCATCCGTCATGGCTCGGGAAGGAATCAAAACCGGCCTGAACCTGTTTGCCATGCATCAGGAGCAAGCTGAGGAACTGGGTTTTCAGCCCATTGTCTGGTCTGATCAGGGACTGTACATCTCCATAATCCCCTGCGCTTCCAAAATCAATATTGGAGCTGCCACTGAGACTCAAGCAGTGGGAGAACGATTCAGGCAAGCCATTTACAATCTTCTTACAACACAAGGCCTTTCTCTAAATGAAATGAACAGCCTTTTGTACTGGATAGGTGCTTCAGAGCCAATGGGGCCACATAATGATTTTTCTGTATTGCAACTGTCGGATGCACTGCCCTTTCAACCTCCGGAACGTATTCCAGACCGTCCTGAAGAACTCAAACTTGTGCCAGGTTTGGAAAATATTTCTGCAAGCTGGATTAGCAGCAAATTAACTGTCTGGAGTGCGTACCATGCCATAGACATCAATACGGCGTCTCAAACCATTGTTCTGGCCGTTTTACCGGAGCTTGAACATTATTGGGACCAGATCAGCCGCCTGCGCCAGAGCCAAAGCATTACTCATCCCAACGAACTTCTCAACAGAGTCGGCTTGGATATGGCCACCTACACTACTGTGCTGCCATATATTTCATTTCAGCCTGAATACTTTGAAATGACCGTGGAAGTACGTCAGGGGGCCTGGATGGAAAAGCACAGGATTATCCTCAAAGCCCATCTCATGGATCATGACACAGCACCGGAAATAGTAGCGAGGGATGTGCTGGAGGCAGGAAAGATATGA
- a CDS encoding PulJ/GspJ family protein — MVMAFGKLNIKGFTLVEVLAGLIIAGILSAILASVINQGIQTSQALLEERDSSIHKAALRRIIHRDIKNMEVRTSIKPETSGFSLITSHNILTSNPLPVTVNWNFSNGKIVRSEENEELLYSAEQIIHQDLNSYELDFFCMTQDRWISLDNWLLIAERGEPVGLRLRIQFKDQKPFAIIENARKIQ, encoded by the coding sequence ATGGTCATGGCCTTCGGTAAATTGAACATCAAAGGCTTTACCCTGGTAGAAGTTCTGGCAGGGCTAATCATTGCCGGCATCCTGTCCGCTATTCTGGCTTCAGTTATAAACCAGGGAATTCAGACAAGCCAGGCTTTGCTTGAAGAGCGAGACAGCAGCATTCACAAAGCAGCGCTGCGCAGAATTATACACCGGGATATTAAAAACATGGAAGTAAGAACTTCCATCAAACCTGAAACCTCAGGATTCAGCCTGATAACTTCTCACAATATTCTAACTTCAAATCCTTTGCCTGTCACAGTGAACTGGAATTTTTCCAATGGCAAAATAGTCAGGTCTGAGGAAAATGAAGAGCTACTCTACAGTGCTGAACAGATTATTCATCAAGATTTAAACAGCTATGAGCTGGATTTCTTCTGTATGACTCAAGACAGGTGGATCAGTTTAGACAACTGGCTTTTAATTGCTGAGAGAGGGGAACCTGTGGGTTTACGCCTGCGAATACAGTTTAAAGATCAAAAACCTTTTGCAATTATTGAAAATGCCCGGAAAATACAATAG
- a CDS encoding prepilin-type N-terminal cleavage/methylation domain-containing protein, whose amino-acid sequence MKKCGEQLQMVNQEGFSLVEIIVALLVGTILISALFRIQGYSLDLYSRDNAVWENINFFQDISVRKDMDELARPTGIWTQDQYQSQIAWRTIHISRDSHMTEWVGLETRIDETVFRWSWPSVN is encoded by the coding sequence ATGAAAAAATGTGGTGAACAGTTACAAATGGTCAATCAGGAAGGTTTTTCCCTGGTGGAAATCATTGTGGCCCTGCTGGTCGGCACTATACTCATATCTGCCTTATTCAGAATTCAGGGTTACAGCTTAGATCTGTATAGTAGAGACAATGCTGTGTGGGAAAACATCAACTTCTTTCAGGATATTTCCGTCAGGAAAGACATGGATGAGCTTGCCCGTCCTACAGGCATATGGACACAAGACCAATATCAATCTCAGATTGCATGGAGGACCATTCACATCTCCCGGGACAGTCATATGACTGAATGGGTTGGTCTGGAAACCAGGATCGACGAAACAGTATTTCGATGGTCATGGCCTTCGGTAAATTGA
- a CDS encoding prepilin-type N-terminal cleavage/methylation domain-containing protein has translation MNRGLTLVELLIVLLIFSLGWFALLPRLDLTRATPDSWQTLNSHLTAIRQAAIESGVRQKISFAPGQDYFQWQDERLRLSAPVSRIMVNSQQALSGPSNFFIYPTGHMDEVLLVLSTGESMRSEPLSCLMIQSE, from the coding sequence TTGAATAGGGGACTCACTCTTGTGGAACTGCTCATAGTTCTTTTAATATTCAGCCTCGGCTGGTTCGCTTTATTGCCCCGTCTTGACTTGACCCGGGCAACCCCGGATTCCTGGCAGACACTGAACTCTCACCTGACTGCCATCCGTCAGGCAGCCATTGAAAGCGGCGTGCGTCAAAAAATCAGTTTTGCTCCTGGTCAGGACTATTTCCAGTGGCAGGATGAAAGGCTCAGACTTTCCGCGCCTGTTTCAAGGATTATGGTTAACAGCCAGCAGGCATTGTCCGGTCCTTCAAACTTTTTTATCTACCCGACAGGCCACATGGATGAAGTATTACTGGTTCTAAGCACTGGTGAATCAATGCGCTCTGAGCCTCTGTCATGTCTGATGATTCAATCAGAGTAA
- the gspG gene encoding type II secretion system major pseudopilin GspG: MRKHQTHGFSLIELMIVVVILGLLAGLLVPRIMDRPDEARVTKAKMDIRVLESALRFYRLDNGMYPTTEQGLQALIQQPERGPEPRNWRQGGYLETSTVPKDPWSNDYIYRSPGAQGRDFEIISLGADGREGGSGFNSEIRNWEMDP; the protein is encoded by the coding sequence ATGCGTAAACATCAGACACACGGTTTCAGCCTCATAGAACTTATGATTGTTGTGGTCATTCTGGGACTTCTGGCTGGTCTGCTGGTGCCCAGAATCATGGACCGTCCCGATGAAGCCAGAGTCACCAAGGCTAAAATGGATATCAGGGTTCTGGAATCAGCCCTGCGCTTCTATCGCTTAGACAACGGAATGTATCCCACCACGGAACAGGGACTGCAGGCCCTGATCCAGCAGCCTGAGAGAGGACCTGAGCCGCGCAACTGGCGGCAAGGCGGATACCTTGAAACCTCAACCGTACCAAAAGATCCCTGGAGTAACGACTATATATACCGTTCTCCAGGCGCTCAGGGACGCGACTTTGAAATCATCAGCCTCGGTGCTGACGGAAGGGAAGGAGGGTCAGGATTTAACAGCGAAATAAGAAACTGGGAGATGGATCCTTGA
- a CDS encoding WD40 repeat domain-containing protein encodes MQILNLHHLFSVIKQMPGLTLILVILLALSACAPKSVHTQERAEPIITPEAPFGPPQSFEAFINTALNRQHSPVETLFTPMDNGEPEALYLIVRERPVLILDNNVTSFQGGPDYLATGYTDGSIRILGRQSCSGVVLPARENVRGVWWDGYGPYLAAAGEDKSKLTLFDLDRCAGIHEISAPGPVFLTALSRFGNHIAIVDEGRRLWVGKTGNELEHLATLRYDPLQMVFSPGSGVLVLVDAAGWLTLWTVDDYEILEQVLIPGGIFQQADFIGATLVLDNNLPSQTAWDIPSASKASFSELYGSFVLDDRLLYYMYPDFQYIKKTFMGKPEFTVVADQDTMTIKVVEIAGRETFYRAADGNLSQHQTLTDPEEISVDIYGGFTWAGAEYILADPVMITDQHALWARYVEGRGYYLWWTPNPGLDKMNFPQKLPQRDNIRKDIPPHWENIY; translated from the coding sequence ATGCAGATACTCAACTTACATCATCTTTTTTCCGTCATTAAGCAGATGCCTGGTCTTACACTCATACTTGTAATCCTGCTTGCTTTATCAGCATGTGCTCCAAAATCTGTTCACACCCAGGAAAGAGCAGAGCCGATTATCACCCCTGAAGCTCCTTTTGGCCCCCCCCAGAGCTTTGAAGCTTTCATCAATACAGCTTTAAACAGGCAGCACTCGCCTGTTGAGACCCTGTTTACACCTATGGACAACGGAGAACCTGAAGCTTTATATCTCATTGTCAGAGAACGTCCGGTTCTTATTCTGGACAATAATGTTACCTCTTTTCAAGGAGGGCCTGACTACCTTGCAACCGGTTATACGGACGGGAGCATCCGCATTTTAGGCCGGCAATCCTGCTCCGGAGTTGTGCTTCCTGCCCGGGAAAATGTCCGTGGCGTCTGGTGGGACGGGTATGGACCATACCTGGCTGCAGCAGGCGAGGATAAATCAAAGCTGACACTGTTTGACTTAGACAGGTGCGCCGGAATACATGAAATCTCAGCGCCTGGGCCGGTATTTCTAACTGCCCTGTCTCGTTTCGGAAACCATATCGCCATCGTGGATGAAGGCAGAAGACTATGGGTCGGCAAAACAGGAAATGAACTTGAACACCTTGCAACGCTGCGCTATGATCCGCTGCAGATGGTTTTTTCTCCTGGCTCTGGAGTTCTGGTGCTGGTGGATGCTGCAGGCTGGCTTACTTTATGGACTGTGGACGACTATGAAATTCTTGAACAGGTTCTTATTCCAGGAGGCATATTCCAGCAGGCTGATTTTATTGGTGCAACACTTGTCCTGGACAACAATCTGCCCTCCCAGACTGCCTGGGATATTCCATCAGCCTCCAAAGCCAGCTTCTCAGAACTCTATGGCAGCTTTGTCCTTGACGACCGACTTCTTTATTATATGTACCCTGATTTTCAGTATATCAAAAAAACCTTCATGGGCAAACCTGAGTTTACAGTCGTAGCTGACCAGGATACAATGACCATCAAGGTGGTGGAAATTGCAGGCCGGGAAACATTTTACAGGGCGGCTGACGGAAACTTATCCCAGCATCAAACTCTGACTGATCCTGAAGAAATCAGTGTTGACATTTACGGTGGATTTACATGGGCAGGCGCTGAATATATCCTTGCAGACCCGGTCATGATCACAGATCAGCATGCACTCTGGGCAAGATATGTTGAAGGCCGCGGATATTACCTGTGGTGGACTCCTAATCCCGGATTAGATAAAATGAATTTTCCCCAAAAGCTTCCCCAGCGCGATAATATTCGAAAAGACATTCCTCCGCACTGGGAAAATATTTATTAA